A window of Triplophysa dalaica isolate WHDGS20190420 chromosome 12, ASM1584641v1, whole genome shotgun sequence genomic DNA:
AGCCTCTTGCTTCAAAGTTTTTCGAGCTGAAGTTGACtgtttcggatgtcgttttataactactggtccatacgtcatccaTGATGTATCGtttcactactggacgatgttgacacacgtgctcagagctggtcacacTGAGGCGTTCCCAAAGCGTTTCCATtgcgacgcagtgtctcgttcccgtctcagggaacaagggttacagatgTAACCTGAGACGTTCTTCTCTGTCTCAACTCTTTCTCATGGGAGCTGAAGTTTTAGGGTGTTTCTCTTCAGACCCTGTTCTCAGCGTCTGACATTTCTCGTGACTTCgatacttttttaaaacacgaCTTAGTTCTGATCAATTATTTACGCAAAATCATCTCTGTCTCTGTAAATCCATCGCTTTAATCGTATTTGTTGTCAAAAACTGATGACTCGTTTGCTCGCTCTGCTGCGCTCTAAACCAGGAAGTGTTTCATATGACAACGGTGTTCACTGTTCCAGTCTACAATATaagatgaataaaataatgtaaataataaactttaaagtatgtttttgaGAGACTTTTCATTCGGCTTAAATTGCAAGTACCTTTATGTGATTGATTATATCGGAGGCCTACACCTACTGCTGTATCACAAATTTatattatgtgtgtttttgtcaaaTAAGCTAACTGAATTAAATGCTTATGCTAGTTAATTTACATTAACCTCATAAAACAGTGTAAGTACGACATATTACCAGTGTGTTGCAAGTTACATGCTGTAAAACAAAGCACTCTTGGTTAGAGGAACAGACCCTCTTCATATAATAACACTTTTTTACCACTTACTTTAACGTTAGCCACTTAACACATTGTTTGATTTGTGTGCACACATCTTTGAAACTGCTAACGTTTACAAAATGCATAGAGGCCTACATCTGGGGTATATTGTTAAGATTTATTTAGACTTTTCTGTCTTCATGTAAGATGCTACTGTGTCATGTTTTtagctcacccaaaaaagaaagatcttctatcatttactcaccctcatatcattccaaacctgtatgacatatcttctgtggaacacaaaatgagatattttgaagaatgtcgataagCATACAACACTTGcctctattgacttccattgtatggacacaaaaccactgagaaatttctcaaatgatcttctttcgTTTTTCAGAGAAGAAAGAGCCCAATTTGGATTTTAAACCAAATCaaagtgaaataaatgatgacggaagttaaaatgatcattttaaattccATCACAACGATTCACATGTAGCTGTACTATCATCAACTATTGTCATGAATAGcagttgtttaatgttttgctcCCAGTCTGTTCACACCTgcgtatttatttgttattaaacgaGCAAAACTATGCCAAACCTTCAGGAACATTGGCCATTCTCTGTGCTAAATTAATGAGGTTTCCAACTGAGAGGCTTTAAAGCATGAGCATTTAGATCAAAAGGTAAAAACTTTTGGAACAAAATACCTGTGCTCCTAGTAAAAAAAGCTTTGTTGCGCTATGTTATGTAAGCGTCTCTATTTGAACTGGTCCAGTTATTTCCAGTTGAAATGCTTTTTTCTTGCATAGCAATCCTGTTGTGTGGTTACAGCAAGTGAGTGTTTAAAAAGACTATTTGCTGTttctttcagtgtttgtttgaaTTTGAATGAAGGCATCCGTCTGTGTTGTGTATCTATAGGTGTGGTCGTCAGAAATACAAATTATACCGTACGTCTCTTACCATGTGTACATAGACCTGGCATGTATTGTTTGGCTGATCTTTTGCTTTCTAACAGCAGTTGTGCGGTTTCTTATTTCTTTTCCTTGGACTTTTTCAGCGAGGCCACACTGAGTCACATCATCCACTACAGCCTTAAGAGGAAACCGGCACTAACACATGTAAGTTCTTGTTCCAGGCATCCCtaaaaaaatggttttggttTATGAAGGTTTGAATGTACATGCACATCTAGTAGTGCACTAGTATTGACATGCTAGAAAACCCTTGGTATTTGGACGTTGTGCTGGAGGGCCAGTATTTGTTATTTCCAGGAACGAAAACCTTAAAGTATGGGTGTGTCCAATTTTTTGCATGTGTGGCTATTTGCACCATTATTCTTTGTAAACCACTGGCAACATCCAACTTGTATGTTGTGTAACTACAAATAAGTACAGTTTACATGTTTTGTAAGTAAATCAGGGTCTTCATGTAAAAGAGATAGTaaaattatttactcaccttcagttTGTTCAAAATTACTCACTACCATAGTTTTTCCtacttgtagtcaatagtgcttcacaactttttggttacaaacattctttcaaaaaggttctcataaaatatatatttctcatAAGTatctatataaacaaaatgtataaaggtttgaaacatcTTGAGagtaaataacagaatttatttaaaaaaaatgtttaactatccctttacagcacaagtaaaaatatatattttatatatttatatatcttttttctAATGATGTTCATACTTCAAACAGATATTTTTGGCTCTCCTACTCTTGAAACATGGCCGAACAGCTGCAGAAGTTTGTTTCACAAAATAAGGATGTTGTGGAGACCGTGATGGAAGTCTTCGAGCAGGGTGCTGAAGTGGTGGCCAGCATTGCTGGAGATTTGTTCCCCCTTTTCTCCATCGCAGCTCCTCTTGTGAAGCTGGCGCTGGATAACGTGGAAAGCAAAGAGGCGGTGTACATGGCGGAACAGTTTCAGAAAGTACGAGGTCGCCTCGAAGCCGTTTCCGAAGAAATCCAGGAGATCAACGATGAGATCAAGAAAAGCGGGATTGATGTTACCTACTTCTCCGTGGAAGAGAACCTGACCCACCAGTTCCGCAAATTTATGGAGATTTTCAAAGCTAAACCTGAGTTCAAGACGGTGAAAAAGGACGCCTTTATGGAATGCTTCAAGAAGACAGGTGGTGTCAAGAACCTCCACAAACTGTATAATGCTGTAACAGGGAATAACTTCCCTGGAGAGTCTGTGCTGGAGATCATGCTGAAATACGAGCAGAATAGCCGCAGGCCGGTGGAGGAATTCTGCGCTATGCTCAAGCAACTGTTTTGCATCGGATTGATCGCTTTACTGGGACACGCAGCCCTGGAAGGATACGgcgaagaggagaagttgcttcAAGAGTGGGGTGAGAAGATGAAAGAGGTTCAGTCTAAAATAACCGTAGTCGTTGAAGACTGCATCAACAGCTATCCCACGCAGGCTGAGCTGGAAGCCAAACGCATCGTAAGAGACCACAGCGACAAAACCAACCAGCAACTGGCTGACATGTTAAcagaccatttaaaaaataagtatgACTGGGTGTTCTGGTCGGTCCGTGTCTTTAACTCTCCCAAAGGTTTGTTCACCAACAAGAAAGACTTCCAGGGTTTGACGGGAAAGAGTCGGTTTCAGGTGATGGCGTCGGATGAGAAGTTAAATGTTGTGATTTCCTACAGTGCCTCACCTGAACCCGTTGATAAAGATCGGATACAGACTTTTGTGTCTGAACAGAAGAAGCCTGAGATGACGGCGATGGCTGAACAGCTTTTTGAGATAATCCCTCATTGTGTGGTGCATACAGTCAAGACCTCGTGTAAAGATTTGGGCTTCTCCTGCAGCTTCTCTGATGAACTACATTACAATGATGAGTTCAAGAACTTTTATGTCTTTCttcattctgcttaaaacaagcCTAAAACAGTAATGCCATACAACAGCTAAACAGATGTTAAAGAATGACTTTGcaacattatatttttgtaaaccACAATTAGAGTACAAAACCATTCTGTGGTTATGATGTAAGGGCCAAAACATATGTTAGTGACATCTGAGAGTTTTTTTGTACCACTATTTTTGAAGTGAGGGACAAACAAAGAGATCAATATAATACTAaaatctgtctatctatctttctacctatctatctatctatctatctatctatctattgtCTTCTTTCAAAGCACAAGTATAATCATACATACATCATGTTGTGCCTTTAATATTTTCCAGAAGCCAAGACTAGAGATTGTTGACATGATCACCTGCACATTGTCCCGAATATATAGTATTTTCTCGCAGCTCTAAAAGATCTGCTTCCACACTGTGGCAAACTAGCCTGTTGCCTGAAGACTCGTCTACTTTTATTCTTtggtgtaataaataaaaaaatcacattccCTCTATATTTGTGAACTTGTGGTGtttctatattttttgcatgtcatattcaattcaattttatttatatgccactttttacaatttacaacgggaagaaaacaaaacaaaatgaaaaacacaggaATGGGTAGAATACAGTACACTACATGTATAGAAAGAGTAAGACCATTCTAATAAACAACGTTGATGAAATTCACAGAATCCTGAGCTATTCTAATATCAGGCTCcgggtgagcaagccaacacggcCCATTTGCGAGGAACCAAAACTTCAATGCTGAATAAATCCAGAAGAAAACCTCGGGAGAGGTGAGCCAGGTCTCCTGTGACGTGTTACAGCTACACTCAGTAACTttgatttaaaagtagctgAGTAATTGCTTTTGATTAGTGCTTATTAGTTTATATTAAGAGCTTAGTAGTTTATACATTCATATTTGTTTGAAGCTCTTTAAGTCTGATTTTGTTAAGACTGATTTTGCGACCGATATCAAATAACAGAGGAATGTTTTAGGGAGGAATAATAGTAGAGGTGTAATGTAACTGAGTGCAGTTACAACTTCAACCTGCCCATGGTAAAAAAATACTAGGGACTGAAAATACTGGCTAGCATTAAAGTatcaagtagtccgtctttctCTGTTTCTTAAGATTTCAGCTTTGACTGTAGTTCTTTGTCctatttgtttttatagctGTGGTGTGAAGGGGATTTCAGCTCATCAACACCTAAAACAGGAATGAAACAGCTTTATAGGTAGGCTAGATAATATAATAACCATTGGCCTCCATCATCATATTAATAAGGTAGTTTACATATTATttcaaattttccttttttggtttaataatgGCTTGCCTGAAAATATTGGGTCTTGAAAACGTATGAGTTTGCTTTTATGATACTGCATATGACTGTTATTTATTGAAGCAATGGGCAGCCATCTTCAATTTAGAAAGtgatatgcaaaatggcaactGAGTATGTAAAACAGACATGCCTTTCTGTATTGAAATGTgcaatttttattaatgtatgtaCAGCGTGTgatgcaaaataaaaagaataaaagaggtcaataaaataattttcatttaccATTTTCTATCATTTAAATACGAAATTAAAACCAAATGTGTTTAACGTGGTCAATCAAAAATTGTAGCAACAATTTTCAATTTATTGTTACATTGTTTATATGCACTCACTCAGTCAAGTGTTACAAACATCTTTTGGACTTTACTTGCAATGGTACATTTGGGTGTTTACTTTTAATTTTGACAGTCGATCCCACTGATCTGTATTTTGTAGTGTAATTTGCCCAAACAAGACCAAAATCTTTTTAACCTTTTTGATGGCCCGCGCATACTTTTAAGGTCTTGTTTTGAGAAAACAAATATGACCCTTATAAAAGGCTGCATTGatttttgtattgatttttatgttgtgGCTTCCAGTTCATGACATAAGCCTTGACCTGTTACAGACAAGGACAGTTGATTCTTAAGACGCAAAATTTACCGTAGTCAAAGCTGTGTAGTGTTTTGGTGCATTGATAATGGTCTGGATTATTTACTAATATCAGAATATAAACCACACATTCGGTATGACATATTAAATTGATCATTTagagctttggataaaaagtcAGTGATCAAAATATCGTTCATTAAAACATCGTTGTCATTCACATACATCTTGACTTGTCCCTTAAATAATTATAGTACTAAAGATGTCGCAAACACATAATGTGAATTTTTCCTGCATACTTATAAtgaagacatttacatttaggcatttggcagactcttttatcgaaagcgacttacattgcatcatgCTATACATGTTAAGTGTTTTCTTTGATATACAAGTGCTTATGGGTATAAGGCCAAGTTACTTTTTCAAGATCTAAGTTAGTTTGAATTGCAGGAGTTAAATTGGACTTGCTCGCACATTTTCTCTTAAGGAGACAGCATGAtcaaaatcatatatttttatagaatatATTAGTGTTTTTCATAATTGACTTATCTGTTCACTTTATTATTTGTCATGCATTGGGCCGTGCAAACATGAGGTGGGTATCTGGTGAGGTTATTTCAGATCAAGTTATCCCGCTATtaaagttttatattatttggaTTGTAAGTGGTTACATGTATTACAATCTGAAATTCTGAATGATCATCCTtctttgttcaaaaataaatcagaagtcaaatatggaagtaaaatggATTGTGTTTCCTGTTTCATGTTAACTATAATTTGTAAAGCTTTGTCTTGTTCGTACTTACAGTCATTTCATGATAAAGTACACAACATTTTTCTActtttgtttcataaaacaaaatatttttgaagtgTATATCTGTCTGTTTTTCAAGTACTCTCTAGGCATACAGGATACGCCCatcactttttttatatttggacaCTTCAAAGATCCTGTTACAGATGTTACATCCTGTTTCTGGTGAAATCTGATAACCTGAGTTCTcagaaacagagaaaacattTCCATAAATAATCTCTAGCACAGAAGTGTATTGACATTCCTCAAACATCCTGCTATGGGGTTTGTTTATGACTCATAATAAACTTAAGCAAACCATATTGTGCgctaaacattattttaaaatttaaaatgactaaaatcAACCACAGACACAAACTCTACTTAACATTGTATTTGCATATGCTATTTGCATATGTCCTACTTTGTATAGCTACTGTTATTTCCTTCATGAAATGTAAATCTGGTAAACGTATCAGGTTATACAGGCATTAGATTTAAAGTTTTCctaaattataacattttacattcacCTTTTAAATCGCTGGAGGCGGTTCACTGTAAAAATAGTTCTGTGGATGAAACACCCATCATACCCTGTAATTTTGACCAAGAGCCACAGATCTATCTAGATAGGAATTGTTCCAAggaattttaaattattgtggACAGAAGGGCAAACAGCTTCCAAATGATGGGTTTGGAAGAGCATTCAATAACTTTCTGCACGGCTCTTACAACATAAAGGATAAAACAACAGAATGGAATGATTTCAATGATGTTATTGCCttgcttaaacattttttaaataaccatttgaacaatgaatacaattttaaatgaccatttcacagaatatttgtttgtaatatttattattaagctTGTAGAATGTTAGTGTATTGTTATGTTAGAACAGCAACATGCTAATGCTAAACTCCACTGATATTAAATATCCTTTTACCCAGGTCTGCTATTTGTTCAGCACACAGATctactttaaatattattatatatgtcTAAATAATTATTgccctttttttgttttattgcagttaAAGTCCTAGGGGGCAGCAAATTAGCTCATGATGTTTAGAATCACAACCTCCCTGTACCTGTAGTGCTTTGATGGGACAGCTTCCTCTTTTAAAGAACCATTCCCCCCTTGTTGTTTtctatcatccatccatccattttcttccgcttatccggggccaggtcgcgggggcagcagtctaattAGGGaggcccagacttccctctccctagacacttcctccagctcttctggggggacaccgaggcgttcccaggccagccgggagacaaaGTCCCTccaggtcttccccggggtcttctcccggtgggacatgcccggaacaccttccctggaaggcgtccagggggcgtcccgagccacctcagctgacccctctcgatatggaggagcagcggatctactctgagctcctcccgagtgaccgagcttctcaccctatctctaagggatcgcccggccacccttcGGAGAAAGCTCATGTCGGCCGcttgtatccgggatcttgtcctttcggtcatgtcccacagctcatgaccataggtgagagtaggaacgtagattgaccggtaaatcgagagcttcgccttgcggctcagctccttcttcaccacgactgaccggtacagcgactgcattactgcagaagctgcaccgatctgtctgtcaatctcgcgttccatccttccctcactcgtgaacaagacccccagatacttgaactcctccacttgaggcaggaactctccacctacctggaGTGAGCAAgtcacccttttccgactgagaaccatggcctcagactTGGAGGTGCTgcttctcatcccagccgcttcacaatcggctgcaaaccatcccagtgcatgctggaggTCCTGGACTGATGGGGCCATCCCCAtctgacatcatccgcaaagagcagagatgaaatttTGTGGttcccaaacccgacgccctccggcccctggctccgcctagaaattctgtccataaatattatgaacagaaccggcgacaaagagcagccctgccggagtacAACaagcaccgggaacaagtctgacttactgctggcaatgcgaaccaagctcctgctccgatcttacagggaccggatagcccttaacaaagggtcccgaatcccatactcccggagcaccctccataAGATTTCTTTCAAGTCACTGGTAATCTACAGCAGATTTTCGTGTTCTCCACCTCTAATTTAGAATCTTGCAGTCAACATAAACAGTGGATATGACACATTTTTCGTTTCTACATTTGGATTATGTATTTGAGTGTAGCCTATCCTACATGCAGAGAAATAAAAGGGAAATCACCCACAGTTTAATGAAGGACTGTCATTGCTAGACACATGTGCTGAAAAATGTATTGGCaatgttaaaaaagcaaaagttaACACTGTTGGTTATTCAAATATAATGAATCATTATTTGATTGATAATATCCAAATAACACTATCTGGTATAAACATGATGTGTTGAATGCATACTATGATACGtgtgtattttattcataaGTTCATTTAATTACATATAGGAAACTCTGACATCTTGTGAAAATGTCATAGAGCATGTTGAGGAAGAAGTAGCTGGACCTTCAGGGACACAAGTAAAGTAGCCATAATGGAgatgtttttttgctttgttttttggtttattattaTGCTCCAAAAGTTCTCAAagtctacctcttgaacagtgtTTTTCGTAAGTATAAATAGGCTACTGATGTACATAGTAAATTATGTTCGTttgataataaaacatttggttGTTCAGCATTTCACAGTttcaggtttttattttttgagaatGCATTTTTGAGATTATACAGTTATACTAGCTCTTTGGGACACTGTACAGGATGGTGATACAATACAATGAGATGAAGTAGATTCACTTCTGTATTGTGATATTCTTTTTTGCCAACAGTCTGAAATATAAAAACGAAATCACCATTAAAGCACTGGTATCTTACAACAAATGAATTCCAGGGGGAGACCAAACCTACGCCCGTGATACTAACAATagttctcccaaatttcaaatacaaagaTAGTTTCTTGGGAGCAGAAACTATCATAATCGGATTAGATCAcgtaatccaatcttggttttgatccggatcaaacctttagtttgggtttatcataacttttttgtaggatgaacacggatcgcaaaaaaaggattactaaatccggataaattttatccggattaaaccttttgaaaaaccgggcccagGGGTTCATTCGAGCGATTCTCGCAggaagtaggtctatcgcgtctctgcattgacttaacatataaatcactcgcgcttgacacacCATTCGCGTTttgtctgaacacaacataacgttactgtgaaatgagCACATCacacgtgacgtgctaacatggatgcagctctgaagccgccgggttgcttcagggaaaatttatttttaagaaacttcccaatggaaacctcgacaagactaaggttgtttgcaccttgttcaatgtggaattggtttatTGTACGGAATTGGTTTACATAaagttggtttaaaaaaaaaactttctctcaacaagtAGTGGTCTatctttagttgaaaccagtaactttgtattggcacctaatgtattatggctcctgaaTGACATATGGCTTGTTggtccctaaactctttgtaagtcgctttggataaaagcgtctgctaaatgactaaatgtaaatgtacagtaggagctcttccagtctcaagtaccacctaaacgcaaagcatcccttagctaatgcggaagtaaacacaagtacatcttattgaacataatttaattttcgtcaccaattatcatagtagaaaagCTTTCttaagcagtttgtgatgcattttggagattagcccctggtctaatgcgccacctggcttgagaaacccgttctcaaagacttacttttagtcattatttgggtagcacacatattctgaatgcattcggcagaattcaaatgagccattttaatctagattaatctattAATaacaagattaatctagattaaaaaaattatctatgCCCAACACTACTTTAAAGTAATACTCCAGAAAAGTTATTTTAGATaactttagttttattttatgtagaTTTAACCCGGATTTTCATCAGCAAATCACATTGCACATTGTcactttcacattgctgttggatgactttgtcatctctgaggtttcattttttttaattcaacagacacaggactggaatggccacaaatCAAAGAAATTGATTAAAGGAAAAtgtcacaggtcgggatgggtcaagccggactacgcccacccctgaaccaggaccacctcgaggagcgtatcagagggagaaatcggagacagaataaaatttcaacaagttttatttagaagtaaaagcaatttgaaaatcctagtctaaaatcttcttccttcttgccctcagg
This region includes:
- the LOC130432416 gene encoding protein rapunzel-like; amino-acid sequence: MAEQLQKFVSQNKDVVETVMEVFEQGAEVVASIAGDLFPLFSIAAPLVKLALDNVESKEAVYMAEQFQKVRGRLEAVSEEIQEINDEIKKSGIDVTYFSVEENLTHQFRKFMEIFKAKPEFKTVKKDAFMECFKKTGGVKNLHKLYNAVTGNNFPGESVLEIMLKYEQNSRRPVEEFCAMLKQLFCIGLIALLGHAALEGYGEEEKLLQEWGEKMKEVQSKITVVVEDCINSYPTQAELEAKRIVRDHSDKTNQQLADMLTDHLKNKYDWVFWSVRVFNSPKGLFTNKKDFQGLTGKSRFQVMASDEKLNVVISYSASPEPVDKDRIQTFVSEQKKPEMTAMAEQLFEIIPHCVVHTVKTSCKDLGFSCSFSDELHYNDEFKNFYVFLHSA